The following proteins come from a genomic window of Legionella cherrii:
- a CDS encoding alpha-2-macroglobulin, with protein sequence MNKNPLSILLNAFSSVFGKLNWRSPPWVNYLCNKSKSSPKKFWGSSLLIILILISAGYSLYWYKNLPKPIYTTAQITVPDITPNTEEQLVPNNLIIDFGIKNNGFINQSVAPLNLIGKTVSEGIVITPKIPGTWTWNTDSQLVFTPSEDWPAGKKYTILFAKSAFAPNANMESHQFTFSTHPFSAKITEFKLYQDPVHAEVRNAVATIEFNFPVNPQTLEQHTSLVYQTKSGSTGENLPFTFTYDKNKRVAYLHSETIKISDVARFIRLTLSQNVTSSTNSGHLLQEQSQNLLIPSAKDFLKVLSASASIVRNDKDRPEQVLTIETSLGVNENEFNKAVHIYLLPKDRPATTAEAAKENYQWQNPGEVTAAVLSLSTPLTKEAIPTEQNYSTLHSFKFKTEAPRYIYIKIDKGMHSFGDFTLGNEYAAVIPVPAIPKEISFLHKGSLLALSGEKKLSVLVRGVPAVKFDFARVLPENINQLVTQTQGDFNNPYFINPTFNQQNISQISSEVQEFDISDLAKQQYTALDFSKYLTMNTNTLGPQGLFLLQATGWDVHNKSALDVKASRMILITDMALLVKDNQDGSHDLFVNSITQGTPVANATVTVLGKNGLPILSRVSDVQGRVTFPPLKDFVDDREPIVYLAQLNNDVSFIPFNNANRQLNFSKFDIGGLYTNNQELHSLSAYLFSDRGIYRPGDAVHVGMIVKQAYAQPQPGGLPLQATVVDSRGTTIKDEKITLNDLGYMELDFATNTSSPTGQYMVNLYLVKDGYPQNLLGSTTIRVSEFLPDRMRITTSLSPKPSTGWSAPTGLKGEVSLWNLYGAPAADRKVSAKILLVPQKVQFDKYPDYVFVDPLLDPKKPPKVFTETLNDAKTNDKGEAEFDLNLDRFEKATYQLTFFAEGFESDGGRSVTSQSKTLISPLPYFIGYKPDGDLSFIKQNSARSINYLAINPGLDKQAVSDLKIQLVSLHPVTTLVKKADGTYQYQSVIQSTIVSTAPFNISEQGTDYTLPTQQIGDYSLSILGKDNTVLNQLKFSVVGASQQPLAKNAELSIKLNKTEYQANEDIEIQITAPYTGSGLITIERDKVYAAQWFKTDTTNSVQTIHIPADFQGDGYINVAFIRDWSSPEIFISPLSYSVVPFTVNHENHNIKIDLHTAAVARPGQPFTIDYHTDKPGKIIVFAVDEGILQVARYTTPDPLSFFFQKHALEVLTQQTVDQIMPKFIQDRELSAIGGDNGEEGMASRLNPFKRKTELPVAYWSGIVDTDSNNHQLVYQVPDYFNGTLRVMAVAVSSDSVGSKETSAEIRGDFIINPNVPTFVAPGDEFEISASIANNIKDSGEHALINVDLAASPEIEIVGSATQTLEIAEGREQTVHFKLKAKSLLGAAKLTFKASMGDKSSTMDSTLSVRPATPLSTYINSGKSEDAQKTLDIMQTLYPEYRKVSATVSTSPMILVFGLQRYLDNYPYGCTEQLTSKALPLLVMNNQTGFGEETKQVNEKVNAAIQMLSQRQMSNGGFSYWPGLGDNQGNDFATVYAMHFLTEARVQGFNIPNDLFFNGINYLKTLASQNVSDMDAARIQAYAIYILTRNEIVTTNYLGNLQLYLEKDKTNAWKNDIASAYIAASYQLLQSHDEANQLIGLYKPQNNQAYITDFYSSAIADAQYLYLVAKHFPNLLPQVGDELLNRLIQAVNNDQINTVLSGFTSLALGAYHPNLPNESVSALSMTKIMANNKEVAVPSTNANYQKTDINPDVLKIRFNNPDKKTFFYQLMQSGFNREIPKTPLKQGLEIFREYRDAKGNTISTTTLGSEIEVHIQIRALGNDYLSNIAIEDLLPGGFEVVTDSVKNTTMDFVDVREDRVNFFGGVESVAKEIVYKIKAVNIGKYIVPPAYAEAMYNPNTKAQGVSSVITVTEAP encoded by the coding sequence ATGAATAAAAATCCGCTATCTATATTACTAAATGCGTTTTCATCTGTATTTGGCAAATTAAACTGGCGAAGCCCTCCTTGGGTAAATTACTTGTGTAATAAATCAAAATCATCTCCCAAAAAGTTTTGGGGAAGCAGCTTATTAATAATTCTTATTTTAATTTCAGCAGGATACTCCTTATATTGGTATAAAAATTTACCTAAACCAATTTATACCACCGCACAAATCACAGTCCCAGACATTACACCAAATACTGAAGAACAATTAGTTCCTAACAACTTGATTATTGATTTTGGTATAAAAAATAATGGATTTATTAATCAATCAGTTGCCCCACTTAATCTGATTGGAAAAACAGTTAGCGAAGGCATAGTAATAACCCCCAAAATTCCTGGGACATGGACATGGAATACCGACAGTCAATTAGTTTTTACTCCTTCAGAGGATTGGCCTGCAGGAAAAAAATATACAATCCTTTTTGCTAAGAGTGCTTTTGCTCCTAATGCCAATATGGAAAGTCATCAGTTTACTTTTTCTACTCATCCTTTTAGTGCCAAAATTACTGAGTTTAAGCTCTATCAAGATCCAGTCCATGCTGAGGTAAGAAATGCTGTAGCAACAATAGAGTTCAATTTTCCAGTTAATCCCCAAACTTTAGAACAACATACCTCTTTAGTGTATCAAACAAAATCAGGGTCTACCGGTGAAAATCTCCCGTTTACCTTTACTTATGATAAAAATAAGCGTGTAGCATACCTACATTCAGAAACAATAAAGATAAGTGATGTAGCCCGCTTTATACGTTTAACCTTAAGCCAAAATGTTACTTCATCAACCAATTCTGGTCATTTACTCCAGGAACAATCACAAAATTTACTGATTCCTAGCGCCAAAGACTTCCTTAAAGTTCTTTCTGCTTCAGCGTCCATCGTTCGCAATGATAAAGACAGGCCCGAACAAGTCCTTACTATCGAAACCTCTTTGGGGGTAAATGAGAATGAGTTTAATAAGGCAGTACATATTTATTTGCTGCCTAAAGATCGCCCAGCAACTACAGCTGAAGCTGCCAAAGAGAATTATCAATGGCAAAATCCAGGTGAAGTAACAGCAGCAGTTCTTTCGCTATCAACACCCTTGACAAAAGAAGCGATTCCTACAGAGCAAAACTATTCCACCTTACACAGTTTTAAATTTAAAACCGAGGCTCCTCGATATATATACATTAAAATTGATAAAGGAATGCACAGTTTTGGCGATTTTACACTAGGCAATGAATATGCAGCGGTGATTCCTGTTCCTGCAATCCCTAAAGAGATCAGCTTCTTACATAAAGGATCACTGCTGGCTTTAAGTGGAGAGAAAAAACTTTCTGTACTCGTTCGAGGCGTACCAGCAGTCAAGTTTGATTTTGCACGTGTGTTGCCGGAAAACATCAATCAATTAGTAACCCAAACTCAAGGTGATTTTAATAATCCTTATTTTATTAATCCTACATTTAATCAACAGAATATCAGTCAAATCTCTTCAGAGGTCCAAGAGTTCGATATTTCTGATTTAGCCAAGCAACAGTATACTGCGCTTGACTTCAGCAAGTATTTAACTATGAATACAAATACCTTGGGACCACAAGGGTTATTTTTATTGCAAGCTACTGGTTGGGACGTCCACAATAAATCAGCATTGGATGTAAAAGCAAGTCGTATGATATTAATCACCGATATGGCTTTGTTGGTAAAAGACAATCAAGATGGTAGTCATGACCTGTTCGTTAACTCCATAACCCAGGGAACCCCTGTTGCCAATGCAACAGTAACTGTTTTGGGAAAAAATGGCTTGCCCATTTTATCGCGTGTTAGTGATGTTCAAGGACGCGTTACATTCCCACCGTTAAAAGACTTTGTTGATGATAGAGAACCTATCGTATATTTGGCACAATTGAACAATGATGTGTCATTTATTCCATTCAATAATGCAAATAGACAACTAAATTTTTCCAAGTTTGATATTGGTGGGCTTTACACTAACAATCAAGAATTACACAGTTTAAGTGCTTATCTTTTCTCTGATAGAGGGATTTATAGACCAGGAGATGCAGTTCATGTCGGCATGATTGTCAAACAAGCCTATGCCCAACCCCAACCCGGTGGCTTACCTTTGCAAGCAACTGTGGTTGACTCAAGAGGGACGACAATCAAAGATGAGAAAATTACTCTTAATGATCTAGGCTACATGGAACTAGATTTTGCAACAAATACCAGTTCACCGACTGGTCAGTACATGGTCAATCTGTACTTGGTGAAGGATGGATATCCGCAAAATCTACTTGGCTCTACAACCATTCGCGTTTCTGAATTTTTACCTGATCGAATGAGAATCACTACCAGCCTGTCCCCAAAACCATCGACTGGGTGGAGTGCTCCAACTGGCTTGAAAGGTGAAGTAAGTCTTTGGAACTTATATGGCGCTCCTGCCGCTGATCGAAAAGTTAGTGCCAAGATTTTATTAGTACCCCAAAAGGTTCAATTCGATAAATATCCGGACTATGTCTTTGTAGATCCTTTGCTGGATCCAAAAAAGCCGCCAAAGGTTTTCACTGAAACATTAAATGACGCAAAAACAAATGATAAAGGCGAAGCAGAGTTTGATTTAAATCTTGATCGTTTTGAAAAAGCGACCTATCAATTAACATTTTTTGCTGAAGGTTTTGAGTCTGATGGTGGCCGCAGTGTAACAAGCCAAAGTAAAACTCTAATTAGCCCACTGCCCTACTTTATAGGATATAAGCCGGATGGTGATTTATCGTTTATTAAGCAAAACAGTGCCCGAAGTATTAATTACCTTGCGATTAATCCTGGATTGGACAAACAAGCAGTCAGTGATTTAAAGATACAACTGGTTTCGTTACACCCGGTTACAACTCTGGTTAAAAAAGCGGATGGAACCTACCAATATCAGTCCGTTATTCAATCCACAATAGTTAGCACTGCACCTTTTAATATTTCCGAACAAGGCACTGATTACACGTTACCAACCCAACAAATTGGTGATTATTCTTTAAGTATTCTTGGGAAGGATAATACAGTACTTAATCAGCTAAAATTCAGTGTAGTCGGTGCAAGCCAACAGCCCTTAGCTAAAAATGCTGAATTATCAATTAAACTCAATAAAACGGAATATCAAGCGAATGAGGATATTGAAATCCAAATTACCGCACCCTATACAGGCTCCGGTTTAATAACTATAGAACGTGATAAAGTTTATGCAGCACAATGGTTTAAAACAGATACTACTAACTCCGTTCAAACCATCCATATACCTGCTGATTTTCAAGGAGATGGGTACATCAATGTTGCTTTTATACGTGATTGGAGCTCACCTGAAATATTCATCAGCCCGCTCAGCTATAGCGTTGTTCCTTTCACAGTGAACCATGAGAATCACAACATAAAGATTGATCTGCACACTGCAGCAGTCGCACGTCCAGGCCAACCTTTCACTATAGATTATCATACAGATAAACCTGGAAAGATAATTGTCTTTGCAGTCGATGAAGGCATTCTGCAAGTTGCACGCTATACAACCCCAGATCCTTTATCATTCTTCTTCCAAAAGCATGCTCTTGAAGTATTGACCCAGCAAACTGTGGATCAAATCATGCCAAAATTTATTCAAGATCGTGAGCTTTCTGCAATTGGGGGTGATAATGGTGAAGAAGGAATGGCAAGCCGCCTTAATCCTTTCAAGCGGAAAACCGAATTACCTGTGGCTTATTGGTCAGGAATTGTTGATACCGATTCAAATAATCATCAATTAGTCTATCAAGTTCCTGATTATTTTAATGGAACATTACGAGTCATGGCAGTAGCAGTATCATCTGATTCTGTTGGTTCAAAAGAGACTTCTGCCGAAATTCGTGGAGATTTTATTATTAATCCCAATGTTCCAACTTTTGTTGCCCCTGGTGATGAATTTGAAATATCTGCTTCAATTGCAAATAACATAAAAGACTCTGGGGAACATGCACTGATCAATGTAGATTTGGCCGCTTCTCCTGAAATTGAAATCGTCGGATCTGCTACACAAACATTAGAAATTGCTGAAGGGCGCGAACAGACGGTTCACTTTAAATTAAAGGCTAAATCTCTTTTAGGAGCGGCTAAATTAACCTTCAAAGCCAGCATGGGTGATAAATCAAGTACAATGGATTCTACACTGAGTGTCAGACCCGCTACGCCGCTTAGCACCTACATCAATAGTGGGAAATCAGAAGACGCCCAAAAAACTCTGGACATTATGCAAACACTATATCCAGAATATCGCAAAGTGAGCGCCACTGTTTCTACTAGCCCGATGATTCTGGTATTTGGTTTACAACGTTATTTGGATAATTATCCTTATGGTTGTACTGAGCAATTAACCAGTAAAGCGTTACCCTTATTGGTAATGAACAACCAAACTGGTTTTGGTGAAGAAACAAAGCAAGTGAATGAAAAAGTAAACGCTGCAATTCAAATGCTAAGCCAGCGCCAGATGTCCAATGGCGGTTTTAGTTATTGGCCAGGGCTTGGTGATAACCAAGGTAATGATTTCGCAACAGTTTATGCAATGCATTTCTTAACTGAAGCAAGAGTTCAAGGATTTAATATTCCAAATGATCTGTTCTTTAACGGAATTAACTATCTTAAAACCTTGGCAAGTCAAAATGTATCTGATATGGATGCAGCAAGAATTCAGGCATATGCCATTTATATTTTAACCCGCAACGAAATCGTTACAACCAATTATCTTGGGAACCTGCAATTGTATCTGGAAAAGGATAAGACGAATGCGTGGAAGAATGATATTGCGTCAGCATATATTGCTGCATCGTATCAACTGCTACAGAGTCATGATGAGGCAAATCAATTAATTGGTCTGTATAAGCCACAAAATAATCAGGCTTATATTACTGATTTTTATAGTAGCGCAATTGCCGATGCTCAATATTTATATCTCGTAGCGAAGCACTTCCCCAATCTATTGCCACAGGTGGGTGATGAGCTACTCAATCGCTTAATTCAAGCAGTCAATAATGATCAAATTAATACTGTTTTATCTGGATTTACCAGTCTGGCCTTGGGTGCCTATCATCCAAATCTTCCTAATGAATCAGTATCAGCCTTATCGATGACCAAGATCATGGCTAATAATAAGGAAGTCGCTGTTCCATCGACAAATGCAAATTATCAAAAAACGGATATTAATCCTGATGTCCTAAAGATACGTTTTAACAACCCTGATAAGAAAACATTTTTCTATCAATTAATGCAATCAGGTTTTAATCGCGAAATTCCAAAAACTCCTTTAAAACAAGGCCTGGAAATTTTCCGAGAATATAGAGATGCTAAAGGAAATACGATCAGTACAACTACCCTAGGAAGTGAAATTGAAGTACATATTCAAATTCGTGCATTAGGTAATGATTATTTGTCTAATATTGCGATTGAAGATCTGTTGCCAGGCGGTTTTGAAGTCGTAACCGACTCTGTAAAAAATACGACAATGGATTTTGTTGATGTACGTGAAGATAGAGTAAATTTCTTTGGTGGAGTTGAGTCTGTTGCAAAAGAAATTGTTTATAAAATAAAAGCAGTGAATATTGGAAAATACATTGTTCCCCCTGCTTATGCGGAAGCAATGTATAATCCAAATACGAAAGCACAAGGTGTTTCTTCAGTAATTACGGTTACTGAGGCACCTTAA
- the pbpC gene encoding penicillin-binding protein 1C: protein MNKIFKFLSIILITLLVSAYLILFFLPKPILLEGTSFSKAVYDEHNKLLRLTLSQDEKYRLFTPLSRISKQLVEATLLQEDQYFYWHYGVNPWATMKAIWQTYGAQSRRVGASTITMQVARMRYGMNSKKISGKLLQIIRAIQIEMHYSKEQILEAYLNLAPYGGNVEGVGAASLVYFGTPVHKITLPQSLTLSIIPQNPGKRTPNNKELKKIREHLLGRWLNKHPEDLNKKAMFALPLVMQDTHMLPFSAPHFVNKILSEAPTKQQSIDTTLDYRTQTIIERITHHYLARKKGIGVNNAAVLLIDTRDMGIKGMLGSADFFNTSISGQINGTEVKRSPGSTLKPFIYGLALDQGLIHPNTVLKDVPHSFNGYNPENFDYDFMGPIKAKDALVLSRNIPAIYLASQLTSPTLHQLLEKAQISQLRSESYYGLSLSLGGAELTMDELVSLYAMLANDGIWFPIQAFKNTVKPKGIRLLSPEASYLVLDMLKNTPRLDENSKSWSRLQVAWKTGTSSGYRDAWTVGVFGPYVLAVWVGNFDNKANPAFIGKDIAAPLFFELIDALNHERGPIHALEKHPEQMNLRKVEVCKSSGMLPTRYCKDTEWSWFIPGKSPIKTDTIYREVAINSKTGLRTCHMDEYTRFEIFEFWPSDLLSIFKKAGIQRHTPPFFEPDCSLSGNSGIDPHITSPQNGISYIIRANSPQNNTIPLTAVTDAGIAYVYWFINETFIAKTKAGESYLWKAKPGKFVVRVVDDHGQSDARDIHVQLDS from the coding sequence ATGAACAAAATATTTAAATTTCTAAGCATAATCCTTATTACGCTACTTGTCAGCGCCTATCTGATATTATTTTTTTTACCTAAACCCATCTTACTGGAGGGAACAAGTTTTTCTAAAGCAGTTTATGACGAACATAATAAATTACTAAGGTTAACATTGAGTCAGGATGAGAAATACCGACTGTTTACACCTTTGTCACGCATATCAAAGCAGCTTGTTGAAGCAACCTTATTACAAGAGGACCAATATTTTTATTGGCATTATGGCGTGAATCCTTGGGCAACAATGAAAGCCATATGGCAAACCTATGGTGCACAATCACGAAGGGTAGGTGCTTCAACAATTACCATGCAAGTGGCGCGGATGCGTTATGGTATGAATTCAAAAAAAATCTCAGGAAAGTTATTACAAATCATTCGTGCGATACAAATTGAAATGCATTATAGCAAAGAGCAAATTCTGGAAGCTTATTTAAATTTGGCACCCTATGGGGGCAATGTTGAAGGAGTAGGGGCTGCAAGTTTGGTTTATTTTGGAACACCAGTACATAAAATTACTTTGCCCCAATCCTTGACCTTAAGCATCATTCCTCAAAATCCTGGCAAAAGGACACCAAACAATAAAGAGTTAAAAAAAATTCGGGAACACTTGTTAGGTCGCTGGTTAAACAAGCATCCAGAAGATCTTAACAAAAAAGCGATGTTTGCATTGCCTTTAGTGATGCAAGACACTCATATGCTCCCTTTTAGTGCGCCACATTTTGTAAATAAAATTTTATCTGAAGCACCAACCAAACAACAAAGCATTGATACAACCTTGGATTATCGTACACAAACGATTATTGAACGTATTACGCATCATTATCTTGCGAGAAAGAAGGGAATTGGAGTAAATAACGCAGCTGTTTTACTTATAGATACTCGCGATATGGGTATTAAGGGTATGTTGGGATCCGCTGATTTTTTTAATACCAGTATCAGCGGACAAATTAACGGTACGGAAGTCAAGCGATCACCAGGGTCAACGCTAAAGCCATTTATCTATGGATTGGCTTTGGATCAAGGCCTAATTCATCCAAATACTGTTTTAAAAGATGTACCCCACAGTTTTAATGGCTACAATCCTGAAAACTTTGATTACGATTTTATGGGCCCTATTAAAGCTAAAGATGCCTTGGTTTTGAGCCGTAATATCCCAGCAATTTATCTCGCTAGCCAGCTCACTAGCCCAACCTTACATCAACTGCTAGAAAAAGCACAAATTAGTCAATTACGATCAGAGTCATACTATGGACTGTCATTGAGTTTGGGTGGTGCTGAATTAACAATGGATGAGCTTGTCAGCTTATATGCGATGCTGGCCAATGATGGGATTTGGTTTCCCATTCAAGCATTTAAAAATACAGTAAAACCAAAGGGAATACGCTTGCTTAGTCCAGAAGCAAGCTACCTCGTATTGGATATGTTAAAAAATACGCCCCGCCTGGATGAGAACTCCAAGAGCTGGTCACGTTTGCAAGTTGCTTGGAAAACTGGAACTTCTTCAGGCTATCGGGATGCTTGGACTGTAGGAGTATTTGGTCCTTATGTATTAGCTGTATGGGTGGGAAATTTTGATAATAAGGCTAATCCTGCATTTATAGGCAAAGACATTGCTGCGCCTTTATTTTTTGAGTTGATTGATGCATTAAATCATGAGCGAGGGCCAATACATGCGTTGGAAAAACATCCAGAGCAAATGAATTTGAGAAAAGTAGAAGTATGTAAATCCTCCGGTATGTTGCCTACACGTTATTGTAAAGACACAGAGTGGAGTTGGTTTATTCCCGGGAAGTCCCCGATCAAAACAGATACAATTTATCGTGAGGTTGCTATTAATAGTAAAACAGGCTTACGGACCTGCCACATGGATGAATATACTCGTTTTGAGATTTTTGAGTTTTGGCCTTCTGATTTGTTGAGTATTTTTAAGAAAGCTGGGATACAAAGACATACACCTCCTTTTTTTGAACCTGATTGTAGCTTGTCTGGAAATTCGGGTATCGATCCACACATTACTTCGCCACAAAACGGGATCAGTTATATTATTCGCGCGAATTCTCCACAAAATAATACCATACCGCTCACTGCCGTCACGGACGCTGGTATTGCTTATGTATACTGGTTTATTAACGAAACATTTATTGCCAAGACTAAAGCTGGAGAGTCTTATTTATGGAAAGCAAAGCCGGGAAAATTTGTAGTTAGGGTAGTAGATGATCATGGTCAATCTGATGCTCGTGATATTCATGTACAATTGGACAGTTAA
- a CDS encoding SDR family NAD(P)-dependent oxidoreductase: MGKKVCVIVGVGPGNGAAFASRFSKEGYHLALLARSKSFTTELANKLVNAYPYECDVSHSDSIQSTFTQIQRDLGTIDVVVYNAGSSSWGTIEQITPQDFEASWRVNAFGLMMVSQYVLSSMKQNRKGNLIIIGATASKRGGIKTAAFGPAKAAQRSLAESMAKYLGPMGIHVALVIIDGIVDLPKTREYMPDKPDNFFVKPNDVADTVFWLTQQAPSTWSFEVEIRPFGEAW, encoded by the coding sequence GTGGGAAAAAAAGTATGTGTGATTGTCGGTGTTGGACCAGGAAATGGTGCTGCTTTTGCCTCTCGTTTTTCCAAAGAAGGATATCATTTGGCTTTATTAGCTCGTTCAAAATCTTTTACTACTGAACTTGCAAATAAACTAGTAAATGCATATCCCTATGAGTGCGATGTAAGTCATAGTGATTCAATTCAAAGTACTTTTACCCAAATTCAGCGCGATTTAGGAACAATTGATGTCGTTGTGTACAATGCAGGTTCAAGCTCATGGGGTACTATTGAACAAATAACACCACAGGATTTCGAAGCAAGTTGGCGTGTTAATGCATTTGGATTAATGATGGTTAGTCAATATGTACTCTCCAGCATGAAACAAAATCGCAAGGGAAACTTGATAATCATTGGTGCAACAGCCTCCAAAAGAGGAGGAATCAAAACTGCTGCATTTGGCCCTGCTAAAGCGGCTCAACGAAGTCTTGCCGAATCAATGGCCAAGTATCTTGGCCCCATGGGAATTCATGTTGCCCTGGTTATTATCGACGGCATTGTTGATTTACCCAAAACACGAGAATATATGCCTGATAAGCCAGATAATTTTTTTGTTAAGCCTAATGATGTTGCAGATACTGTATTCTGGCTTACTCAGCAAGCTCCATCTACTTGGTCATTTGAAGTAGAGATACGTCCATTTGGCGAGGCATGGTAG